From Mastacembelus armatus chromosome 13, fMasArm1.2, whole genome shotgun sequence, one genomic window encodes:
- the foxn1 gene encoding forkhead box protein N1 isoform X1 yields the protein MDVCYQRSRFWYRMSDSLSRSKSQTSAPQANLHICEPRGTSCQQMAESQTKEGRDVCFTEHLQLDRRQTNTFSLRRAAVNRRHSIDGTISSGSGSAPGRGHVDSDRFHPYRRQFSDVALMTAGCLQQCSSAFSCLQEIVSPDTRSYSSGSEASPSWDQYSSSVQSSHPELPAVPVEPSCFLSQSYPPYSSTSPLQQISSRLYPNNDQSNSSKYLLQTLSTQSHQESTTQSLFPKPIYSYSILIFMALKNSKTGSLPVSEIYSFMTEHFPYFKTAPDGWKNSVRHNLSLNKCFEKVENRNGNSSRKGCLWALNPAKVEKMQEELHKWRRKDPITVRRSMARPEDLDRLLGERLDKLRPLPPYTNPALLPRVDPIQSTPLSSCTSAQLHAPCVPTQRSQYGHIQPQHSYLSPAGAHPSSSSALYSPCAQQPAAGVLSTNGSQNSPLAGKMPPVYNAALQAEYGVAVQDFLLEGDGSYDIDTLNPSLTDLQLQGNVWEELREDSLVSDPQVTTTTPSSSCAPHDLHMQTSCLQLTPPVSQTSEVTAIGRHKVEYEEEDACSGRNLEHDCLNGLHPVVYSGVETLATYLTSCTTSISLM from the exons GAGCAGGTTTTGGTACAGAATGTCAGATTCCCTCAGCAGGAGTAAGTCTCAAACATCAGCCCCTCAGGCCAACCTACACATCTGTGAGCCACGTGGGACCTCCTGCCAGCAGATGGCAGAATCACAG ACTAAAGAGGGCAGGGATGTCTGCTTCACTGAGCACCTTCAGCTGGACAGGAGACAGACCAACACCTTCAGCTTGAGGAGGGCAGCTGTGAACAGGAGACACAGCATTGATGGGACCATCAGTTCAGGGTCAGGATCAGCCCCAGGGCGAGGCCACGTTGACTCTGACCGTTTCCACCCATACAGACGACAGTTCAGCGATGTAGCGTTGATGACTGCAGGTTGTCTCCAGCAGTGTTCTTCTGCCTTCAGCTGTTTGCAGGAGATTGTCAGCCCTGACACCCGTTCATACAGCTCCGGCAGCGAGGCATCGCCATCCTGGGACCAATACAGCAGCAGTGTTCAG AGTTCACACCCAGAACTCCCAGCTGTACCAGTGGAGCCCTCCTGCTTCCTCTCTCAAAGCTACCCACCCTACAGCTCCACAAGCCCTCTGCAACAA ATCTCATCTAGACTGTACCCTAATAATGATCAGTCCAACAGCTCCAAGTATTTGCTCCAGACTCTCTCCACACAGTCACACCAGGAGAGCACCACACAGTCTCTCTTTCCCAAGCCCATTTACTCATACAG CATCTTGATCTTCATGGCTCTGAAGAACAGTAAAACAGGAAGTTTGCCAGTCAGTGAGATCTACAGCTTCATGACCGAACACTTCCCCTATTTCAAG ACAGCTCCTGATGGATGGAAGAACTCTGTGCGTCACAACCTCTCCCTGAACAAATGCTTTGAAAAAGTGGAGAACAGAAACGGGAACTCATCCCGCAAAGGCTGTCTGTGGGCTCTCAATCCAGCTAAGGTGGAGAAGATGCAGGAGGAGTTGCATAAGTGGCGTCGCAAAGACCCCATCACTGTCCGCAGGAGCATGGCCAGGCCAG aaGACCTTGATCGTCTACTGGGAGAGAGATTGGACAAGCTTAGGCCTTTGCCACCTTATACCAACCCAGCACTCTTACCCAGAGTGGACCCTATCCAAAGCACCCCCCTGTCATCCTGCACCTCAGCCCAGCTTCATGCCCCCTGCGTACCCACTCAGCGTTCTCAGTATGGCCACATTCAGCCTCAGCACAGCTACCTTTCCCCTGCTGGTGCTCATCCCAGCAGCTCATCTGCCTTGTACTCACCCTGTGCACAACAGCCTGCAGCTGGTGTCCTATCAACCAATGGAAGCCAGAATTCTCCTCTGGCTGGAAAGATGCCACCTGTGTACAATGCTGCACTGCAGGCTGAGTACGGTGTTGCTGTACAGGACTTTCTGTTGGAGGGAGATGGTAGCTATGACATCGACACACTCAACCCCAGCCTGACTGACCTGCAGCTGCAAG GTAACGTGTGGGAGGAGTTAAGGGAGGACAGCCTGGTGTCTGACCCACAAGTTACCACCACAACACCGTCCTCTTCATGTGCTCCGCATGACCTACACATGCAGACCAGCTGTCTGCAGCTCACGCCTCCTGTCAGTCAGACATCAGAGGTGACTGCTATCGGCCGACATAAAGTAGAGTATGAGGAAGAGGATGCATGTAGTGGACGAAACTTAGAGCATGACTGTTTGAATGGACTGCATCCTGTGGTTTATTCAGGGGTGGAGACACTGGCTACGTATCTGACCTCCTGCACCACATCCATCTCCTTAATGTAA
- the foxn1 gene encoding forkhead box protein N1 isoform X2 produces the protein MDVCYQRSRFWYRMSDSLSRSKSQTSAPQANLHICEPRGTSCQQMAESQTKEGRDVCFTEHLQLDRRQTNTFSLRRAAVNRRHSIDGTISSGSGSAPGRGHVDSDRFHPYRRQFSDVALMTAGCLQQCSSAFSCLQEIVSPDTRSYSSGSEASPSWDQYSSSVQSSHPELPAVPVEPSCFLSQSYPPYSSTSPLQQISSRLYPNNDQSNSSKYLLQTLSTQSHQESTTQSLFPKPIYSYSILIFMALKNSKTGSLPVSEIYSFMTEHFPYFKTAPDGWKNSVRHNLSLNKCFEKVENRNGNSSRKGCLWALNPAKVEKMQEELHKWRRKDPITVRRSMARPDLDRLLGERLDKLRPLPPYTNPALLPRVDPIQSTPLSSCTSAQLHAPCVPTQRSQYGHIQPQHSYLSPAGAHPSSSSALYSPCAQQPAAGVLSTNGSQNSPLAGKMPPVYNAALQAEYGVAVQDFLLEGDGSYDIDTLNPSLTDLQLQGNVWEELREDSLVSDPQVTTTTPSSSCAPHDLHMQTSCLQLTPPVSQTSEVTAIGRHKVEYEEEDACSGRNLEHDCLNGLHPVVYSGVETLATYLTSCTTSISLM, from the exons GAGCAGGTTTTGGTACAGAATGTCAGATTCCCTCAGCAGGAGTAAGTCTCAAACATCAGCCCCTCAGGCCAACCTACACATCTGTGAGCCACGTGGGACCTCCTGCCAGCAGATGGCAGAATCACAG ACTAAAGAGGGCAGGGATGTCTGCTTCACTGAGCACCTTCAGCTGGACAGGAGACAGACCAACACCTTCAGCTTGAGGAGGGCAGCTGTGAACAGGAGACACAGCATTGATGGGACCATCAGTTCAGGGTCAGGATCAGCCCCAGGGCGAGGCCACGTTGACTCTGACCGTTTCCACCCATACAGACGACAGTTCAGCGATGTAGCGTTGATGACTGCAGGTTGTCTCCAGCAGTGTTCTTCTGCCTTCAGCTGTTTGCAGGAGATTGTCAGCCCTGACACCCGTTCATACAGCTCCGGCAGCGAGGCATCGCCATCCTGGGACCAATACAGCAGCAGTGTTCAG AGTTCACACCCAGAACTCCCAGCTGTACCAGTGGAGCCCTCCTGCTTCCTCTCTCAAAGCTACCCACCCTACAGCTCCACAAGCCCTCTGCAACAA ATCTCATCTAGACTGTACCCTAATAATGATCAGTCCAACAGCTCCAAGTATTTGCTCCAGACTCTCTCCACACAGTCACACCAGGAGAGCACCACACAGTCTCTCTTTCCCAAGCCCATTTACTCATACAG CATCTTGATCTTCATGGCTCTGAAGAACAGTAAAACAGGAAGTTTGCCAGTCAGTGAGATCTACAGCTTCATGACCGAACACTTCCCCTATTTCAAG ACAGCTCCTGATGGATGGAAGAACTCTGTGCGTCACAACCTCTCCCTGAACAAATGCTTTGAAAAAGTGGAGAACAGAAACGGGAACTCATCCCGCAAAGGCTGTCTGTGGGCTCTCAATCCAGCTAAGGTGGAGAAGATGCAGGAGGAGTTGCATAAGTGGCGTCGCAAAGACCCCATCACTGTCCGCAGGAGCATGGCCAGGCCAG ACCTTGATCGTCTACTGGGAGAGAGATTGGACAAGCTTAGGCCTTTGCCACCTTATACCAACCCAGCACTCTTACCCAGAGTGGACCCTATCCAAAGCACCCCCCTGTCATCCTGCACCTCAGCCCAGCTTCATGCCCCCTGCGTACCCACTCAGCGTTCTCAGTATGGCCACATTCAGCCTCAGCACAGCTACCTTTCCCCTGCTGGTGCTCATCCCAGCAGCTCATCTGCCTTGTACTCACCCTGTGCACAACAGCCTGCAGCTGGTGTCCTATCAACCAATGGAAGCCAGAATTCTCCTCTGGCTGGAAAGATGCCACCTGTGTACAATGCTGCACTGCAGGCTGAGTACGGTGTTGCTGTACAGGACTTTCTGTTGGAGGGAGATGGTAGCTATGACATCGACACACTCAACCCCAGCCTGACTGACCTGCAGCTGCAAG GTAACGTGTGGGAGGAGTTAAGGGAGGACAGCCTGGTGTCTGACCCACAAGTTACCACCACAACACCGTCCTCTTCATGTGCTCCGCATGACCTACACATGCAGACCAGCTGTCTGCAGCTCACGCCTCCTGTCAGTCAGACATCAGAGGTGACTGCTATCGGCCGACATAAAGTAGAGTATGAGGAAGAGGATGCATGTAGTGGACGAAACTTAGAGCATGACTGTTTGAATGGACTGCATCCTGTGGTTTATTCAGGGGTGGAGACACTGGCTACGTATCTGACCTCCTGCACCACATCCATCTCCTTAATGTAA
- the foxn1 gene encoding forkhead box protein N1 isoform X3: MSDSLSRSKSQTSAPQANLHICEPRGTSCQQMAESQTKEGRDVCFTEHLQLDRRQTNTFSLRRAAVNRRHSIDGTISSGSGSAPGRGHVDSDRFHPYRRQFSDVALMTAGCLQQCSSAFSCLQEIVSPDTRSYSSGSEASPSWDQYSSSVQSSHPELPAVPVEPSCFLSQSYPPYSSTSPLQQISSRLYPNNDQSNSSKYLLQTLSTQSHQESTTQSLFPKPIYSYSILIFMALKNSKTGSLPVSEIYSFMTEHFPYFKTAPDGWKNSVRHNLSLNKCFEKVENRNGNSSRKGCLWALNPAKVEKMQEELHKWRRKDPITVRRSMARPEDLDRLLGERLDKLRPLPPYTNPALLPRVDPIQSTPLSSCTSAQLHAPCVPTQRSQYGHIQPQHSYLSPAGAHPSSSSALYSPCAQQPAAGVLSTNGSQNSPLAGKMPPVYNAALQAEYGVAVQDFLLEGDGSYDIDTLNPSLTDLQLQGNVWEELREDSLVSDPQVTTTTPSSSCAPHDLHMQTSCLQLTPPVSQTSEVTAIGRHKVEYEEEDACSGRNLEHDCLNGLHPVVYSGVETLATYLTSCTTSISLM, from the exons ATGTCAGATTCCCTCAGCAGGAGTAAGTCTCAAACATCAGCCCCTCAGGCCAACCTACACATCTGTGAGCCACGTGGGACCTCCTGCCAGCAGATGGCAGAATCACAG ACTAAAGAGGGCAGGGATGTCTGCTTCACTGAGCACCTTCAGCTGGACAGGAGACAGACCAACACCTTCAGCTTGAGGAGGGCAGCTGTGAACAGGAGACACAGCATTGATGGGACCATCAGTTCAGGGTCAGGATCAGCCCCAGGGCGAGGCCACGTTGACTCTGACCGTTTCCACCCATACAGACGACAGTTCAGCGATGTAGCGTTGATGACTGCAGGTTGTCTCCAGCAGTGTTCTTCTGCCTTCAGCTGTTTGCAGGAGATTGTCAGCCCTGACACCCGTTCATACAGCTCCGGCAGCGAGGCATCGCCATCCTGGGACCAATACAGCAGCAGTGTTCAG AGTTCACACCCAGAACTCCCAGCTGTACCAGTGGAGCCCTCCTGCTTCCTCTCTCAAAGCTACCCACCCTACAGCTCCACAAGCCCTCTGCAACAA ATCTCATCTAGACTGTACCCTAATAATGATCAGTCCAACAGCTCCAAGTATTTGCTCCAGACTCTCTCCACACAGTCACACCAGGAGAGCACCACACAGTCTCTCTTTCCCAAGCCCATTTACTCATACAG CATCTTGATCTTCATGGCTCTGAAGAACAGTAAAACAGGAAGTTTGCCAGTCAGTGAGATCTACAGCTTCATGACCGAACACTTCCCCTATTTCAAG ACAGCTCCTGATGGATGGAAGAACTCTGTGCGTCACAACCTCTCCCTGAACAAATGCTTTGAAAAAGTGGAGAACAGAAACGGGAACTCATCCCGCAAAGGCTGTCTGTGGGCTCTCAATCCAGCTAAGGTGGAGAAGATGCAGGAGGAGTTGCATAAGTGGCGTCGCAAAGACCCCATCACTGTCCGCAGGAGCATGGCCAGGCCAG aaGACCTTGATCGTCTACTGGGAGAGAGATTGGACAAGCTTAGGCCTTTGCCACCTTATACCAACCCAGCACTCTTACCCAGAGTGGACCCTATCCAAAGCACCCCCCTGTCATCCTGCACCTCAGCCCAGCTTCATGCCCCCTGCGTACCCACTCAGCGTTCTCAGTATGGCCACATTCAGCCTCAGCACAGCTACCTTTCCCCTGCTGGTGCTCATCCCAGCAGCTCATCTGCCTTGTACTCACCCTGTGCACAACAGCCTGCAGCTGGTGTCCTATCAACCAATGGAAGCCAGAATTCTCCTCTGGCTGGAAAGATGCCACCTGTGTACAATGCTGCACTGCAGGCTGAGTACGGTGTTGCTGTACAGGACTTTCTGTTGGAGGGAGATGGTAGCTATGACATCGACACACTCAACCCCAGCCTGACTGACCTGCAGCTGCAAG GTAACGTGTGGGAGGAGTTAAGGGAGGACAGCCTGGTGTCTGACCCACAAGTTACCACCACAACACCGTCCTCTTCATGTGCTCCGCATGACCTACACATGCAGACCAGCTGTCTGCAGCTCACGCCTCCTGTCAGTCAGACATCAGAGGTGACTGCTATCGGCCGACATAAAGTAGAGTATGAGGAAGAGGATGCATGTAGTGGACGAAACTTAGAGCATGACTGTTTGAATGGACTGCATCCTGTGGTTTATTCAGGGGTGGAGACACTGGCTACGTATCTGACCTCCTGCACCACATCCATCTCCTTAATGTAA